The following are encoded together in the Mesoterricola sediminis genome:
- a CDS encoding class I SAM-dependent DNA methyltransferase gives MATLNNGNGQAEHRRQEVQQAVKNACDQLNSDGVTPRDYVEQLAWLFFLKAFDEAETRHEKEATFEDNAYTRRIDGDFRWSVWSSWTNKPDAMLEFVDGKLWHYLQSFGTTAGTKQFTEDPIAERFRRIFSTVRNHSRRGASFARVVQQVNRLHFSDETDVIVLSELYEDLLKRVASDSAGYAGEFYTQRHIIRAMVAVVEPKVGDRIYDPCFGTAGFLSESAKFIRANSGTLSRKDNDTLNRKTFFGVELKPLTYLLGIMNMILHRIEGANLEQANTLELHSANVPEKNKYDVILSNPPYGGKLARELQTNFTIHSGATEILFLQHIMANLKKGGRAAVIVPEGVLFRGGPDAKVRERLLTEFDVHTILSLPAGCFLPYTGVKTNVIFFNRREDGRGTNDVWFYEVKNDGFELKQTRRPIEGDQLPEFVKQFNARPKADNSWVVSASEIVKRGYDLSARNPHRESDDEHRPALELVQSIRAREERVFDLLEELEALLEETV, from the coding sequence ATGGCAACCCTGAACAACGGCAATGGCCAGGCGGAGCACCGACGGCAGGAAGTACAGCAAGCTGTCAAAAACGCATGCGACCAACTCAACAGCGATGGCGTCACGCCCCGTGACTACGTGGAACAGCTTGCATGGCTATTTTTCCTCAAAGCATTTGACGAAGCCGAAACTCGCCATGAAAAAGAAGCGACCTTCGAGGACAACGCATACACACGCCGTATCGATGGCGACTTCCGATGGTCTGTCTGGTCAAGCTGGACCAACAAGCCCGACGCCATGCTCGAATTCGTCGATGGGAAGCTCTGGCACTACCTCCAGAGCTTCGGCACGACGGCCGGAACCAAGCAGTTTACCGAAGACCCAATTGCAGAGCGATTCCGGCGCATCTTCTCGACTGTACGCAATCACTCTCGCCGTGGTGCCAGCTTCGCTCGGGTTGTTCAGCAGGTGAACCGGCTGCACTTCTCGGATGAGACCGACGTAATCGTTCTATCGGAGCTATACGAGGATCTTCTCAAGCGAGTTGCCAGCGACTCTGCCGGATATGCGGGTGAGTTCTATACCCAGCGACACATCATCAGGGCAATGGTAGCTGTGGTAGAGCCAAAAGTTGGAGACAGGATTTACGACCCATGCTTTGGAACAGCCGGCTTTCTCTCAGAGTCCGCCAAGTTCATTCGGGCGAACTCCGGTACCTTGAGCCGCAAAGACAACGATACATTGAATCGGAAAACCTTCTTTGGGGTCGAGCTAAAGCCGCTTACCTACCTGCTTGGCATCATGAACATGATTTTGCACCGTATCGAGGGTGCAAACCTCGAGCAGGCGAATACGTTGGAATTGCACTCAGCCAATGTTCCCGAAAAGAACAAGTACGACGTCATCCTCTCCAATCCGCCCTATGGCGGAAAGCTGGCCCGCGAACTGCAGACAAATTTCACGATCCACTCTGGCGCCACCGAGATCCTGTTCCTACAACACATTATGGCGAATCTTAAAAAGGGTGGCCGAGCAGCGGTGATTGTTCCCGAGGGTGTGCTTTTCCGTGGCGGGCCTGACGCGAAAGTACGTGAACGTCTGCTAACGGAATTCGATGTTCACACTATCCTATCCTTGCCAGCTGGCTGCTTCTTGCCATACACCGGGGTTAAGACAAATGTAATTTTCTTTAACCGCCGGGAAGACGGCAGGGGAACCAATGATGTGTGGTTCTACGAGGTTAAGAACGATGGCTTTGAATTGAAGCAAACGCGTCGCCCGATCGAAGGGGACCAATTGCCCGAGTTCGTGAAGCAATTCAATGCAAGGCCGAAGGCAGATAATTCTTGGGTTGTTTCGGCCAGCGAAATCGTCAAACGCGGCTACGACCTTTCTGCTCGTAACCCGCACCGTGAAAGTGATGACGAACATCGACCTGCACTCGAACTGGTACAGTCCATCCGAGCCCGAGAGGAACGGGTCTTTGATCTTCTCGAGGAACTTGAGGCGCTCCTGGAGGAGACGGTATGA